In Geotalea uraniireducens, the genomic window CCGTAGAGGACGATCTCCGCCGCCGGATCGTCGGTGATCGCCCGGACCTGGTCAAGAAAGGTCACCTCGAAAATGCAGGCATTCCCAGCGTTCGGCAGATGAACGGCAGCAAAATGCTCCCGCGGCAGCACGTCGACGAGAAAAAGCGGCCGCCCCGCACCGAGCCGGTGGATAAGGTCGGCCGGCGACAGGTGCGGGAACGGCTGGACCGGTTCCGGCTTCATCACGCCTCCTGCAAGACCTTGAGCGACACCCCGGCCACCAGCTCCTTGACCCGCTCGCGGTAGGCCAGCATGTGTGGCGTCGCCAGATGGGCCTGGAGTGCGGCGACGCTCTCCCAGCGCTCGATGAGCGTCACCAGCGCGCCGTCCAGCTCCTGGGCGGCGAGGCCGGCGTCGATATCGACCGTCGGCAGATAGTCGAAGCACCCCGACTCCGCCCGGACCGTCGGCACATTCGCCTTGAGCACCGAGAGGAATTCCTCCCGGCAGCCG contains:
- a CDS encoding putative quinol monooxygenase; translated protein: MISVIASIRVKPGCREEFLSVLKANVPTVRAESGCFDYLPTVDIDAGLAAQELDGALVTLIERWESVAALQAHLATPHMLAYRERVKELVAGVSLKVLQEA